A genomic region of Saccopteryx bilineata isolate mSacBil1 chromosome 1, mSacBil1_pri_phased_curated, whole genome shotgun sequence contains the following coding sequences:
- the LOC136319218 gene encoding glutathione S-transferase A1 isoform X1 codes for MAGKPKLYYFNGRGRMECIRWLLAAAGVEFEEVFLQTAEDLDKLKNDGHLMFQQVPMVEIDGMKLVQTRAILNYIATKYNLYGKDIKERALIDMYFEGMADLNEMIMLLPLCPPDQKDAKVAQIKEKIKNRYLPAFEKVLKSHGQDYLVGNRLSRADIHMVELIYYIDEFDPSLMTTFPLLKALNTRISNLPTVKKFLQPGSPRKPPMNEKMLEQAKKIFRI; via the exons ATGGCGGGGAAACCCAAGCTATACTACTTCAATGGACGAGGCCGAATGGAGTGTATCCGCTGGCTTCTGGCTGCAGCTGGAGTCGAG TTTGAAGAGGTTTTTTTGCAAACTGCAGAAGACTTGGACAAGTTAAAAAACG atGGGCATCTGATGTTCCAGCAGGTGCCAATGGTCGAAATAGATGGGATGAAGTTGGtgcagaccagagccattctcaaCTACATCGCCACCAAGTACAACCTCTACGGGAAAGACATAAAGGAGAGAGCCCT gATTGATATGTATTTTGAAGGTATGGCAGATTTGAATGAAATGATTATGCTTCTTCCACTATGCCCACCTGATCAAAAAGATGCCAAGGTTGCCCAGATCAAGGAGAAGATAAAAAATCGTTATCTCCCCGCCTTTGAAAAA GTGCTGAAGAGCCATGGACAAGACTACCTGGTTGGCAACAGGCTGAGCAGGGCCGACATCCACATGGTGGAACTCATCTACTATATCGACGAGTTTGACCCCAGCCTTATGACCACCTTCCCTCTGCTGAAG GCCCTGAACACCAGAATCAGCAACCTCCCCACCGTGAAGAAGTTTCTGCAGCCTGGCAGTCCGAGGAAGCCCCCCATGAATGAGAAAATGTTAGAACAAGCCAAGAAGATTTTCAGGATTTAA
- the LOC136319218 gene encoding glutathione S-transferase A1 isoform X2 — protein sequence MYFEGMADLNEMIMLLPLCPPDQKDAKVAQIKEKIKNRYLPAFEKVLKSHGQDYLVGNRLSRADIHMVELIYYIDEFDPSLMTTFPLLKALNTRISNLPTVKKFLQPGSPRKPPMNEKMLEQAKKIFRI from the exons ATGTATTTTGAAGGTATGGCAGATTTGAATGAAATGATTATGCTTCTTCCACTATGCCCACCTGATCAAAAAGATGCCAAGGTTGCCCAGATCAAGGAGAAGATAAAAAATCGTTATCTCCCCGCCTTTGAAAAA GTGCTGAAGAGCCATGGACAAGACTACCTGGTTGGCAACAGGCTGAGCAGGGCCGACATCCACATGGTGGAACTCATCTACTATATCGACGAGTTTGACCCCAGCCTTATGACCACCTTCCCTCTGCTGAAG GCCCTGAACACCAGAATCAGCAACCTCCCCACCGTGAAGAAGTTTCTGCAGCCTGGCAGTCCGAGGAAGCCCCCCATGAATGAGAAAATGTTAGAACAAGCCAAGAAGATTTTCAGGATTTAA